CATGGGCGGCCGGCTGCTGCGCCAGTGGATCACCACCCCGCTCCGGGATCTCGATGGCATCCGGAAACGGCTGGACGCCACAGAGGAGCTCCTCTCCGCGTCCGCCCGGCCCCGGATCCGGGAGGTCCTGACGCGCTGTGCGGATCTCGAGCGCCTCGTGGGCCGGTGCGGACATGGGTCCGCACACCCCCGCGACCTAGTGGCTCTCGGCCGCACCCTGCGGGAGGTGGCGACGCTCCGGGAGCTGGTAGGGGGATTTCGAAGCACCCTGCTCCGGGACCTGGCAGAGGACCTGGACCCGCATTCGGAGCTTGCGGACCGCATCGAGCGGGCCCTGGTGCCGGACCCGCCGGTTACCTTCCGGGATGGAGGACTCATCCGGGATGGGTACGACTCGGATCTAGACGCCCTACGCCGGGCGGTACAGGAGGCCCAGGATTGGATTCGGAACCTGGAGGTCCGGGAGCGGGAACGCACGGGAATCAAATCCTTGAAGGTGGGGTACAACAAGGTGTTCGGGTACTACATCGAGGTAAGCCGGGCATACCGGGATCGGGTCCCTCCCCATTACGAGCGGCGGCAGACCCTGGTGGGCGCGGAGCGGTACGTGACCCCAGAGATGAAGGAGCGGGAGGCACTGATCCTGAACGCCCGGGAGCGGATGGTGGAGCGGGAGCAGGAGCTCTTCTTCGGGCTGCGGGAGGAGGTGGCCCGGCATGGTCCTACCCTCCTGCGAACCGCCCGGGCCATGGCCACCCTCGATGTGCTCACCACCCTTGCAGAGATAGCGGAACTCTACGGCTACACCCGGCCCGAAGTGGTGCCCGAGCCCGTTCTGGAGATCCGGGCAGGCCGACACCCCGTGGTGGAGCGTACGTTGCGGGAGGAGCGGTTCGTGCCCAACGACCTGTGGATGGACGCACACCGGCGGATCGCCATCGTCACGGGCCCCAACTTCGCAGGGAAATCCACCTACCTACGCCAGGCGGCCCTCATCGTAATCCTGGCCCAGATGGGCAGCTTCGTGCCCGCCGAATACGCCCGGGTGGGGCTGGTGGACCGGATCTTCACCCGCATCGGGACCGCGGACGACATCGCCTCGGGACGCAGCACGTTTCTCGTGGAGATGCAGGAGGTGGCGAACCTCCTCCACAACGCCACTCCCCACAGCCTGGTGCTGTTAGACGAAGTGGGCCGCGGTACCGCCACCTACGACGGGCTCAGCATCGCGTGGGCGGTGGTGGAATACCTGTGGAAACGGAAGAGGGCCCGGGTGCTGTTCGCCACCCACTACCACGAGCTCACAGAGCTCGCGGAGCGGCTTCCCGGAGTGTTCAACCTCAACGTGATGGTGCGGGAGGAACAGGATCGCATCGTGTTCCTCCACCGGGTGGCGGAGGGATCTTCCGACCGCTCCTACGGCATCCACGTAGCGCGGCTTGCGGGCCTCCCGCGGGAGGTGGTGGCTCGGGCGGAGGAGATCCTGGCCCGGCTGGAAGGGAGCGGGGAGCGGAAAGGCGTCTCGCCGGGCCTGGAGCGGCGGGTGGAGGCGATCCAGACGAGTCTCGCCCTCGGATCCCTCTCTCCGGGCGTGGGCTGGATTCCCCCGGATCGGGACGGTGCGGCAGAGGGAGGCACCCGCCCGCGATCCCGGCGCCGCACCATAGCCAGGCAGGCCTCCATCTTCCATGGCGAAGATCCAGATCCTTGAGGCATGGCTGGCGGACCGCATCGCGGCAGGCGAGGTGGTGGAACGCCCCGCCTCCGCGGTGAAGGAGCTGGTGGAGAACGCTCTGGATGCAGGCGCCCGGACCATCACCGTGGAGCTGGAGGAGGGCGGGTTCCGGCTCATCCGGGTGACGGACGACGGGGAGGGCATGGATCCCCAGGACGCGGTCACCAGCCTGCGCCGGTTCGCCACCAGCAAGATTGCCTCCCCGGACGACCTGTACCGCATCACCACCTTGGGCTTTCGGGGAGAGGCCCTCCCCAGCATCGCCGCGGTGTCCTACCTGGAGCTTGTAACCTCCGATGGGAACCGGGGCACCCGGGTGCGGGCAGAGGGCGGTGCGATCACGCGGGTGGAGGAGGTGGGCTCAGGTCGGGGGACCGTGGTCACCGTACGCCACCTGTTCTACAACACCCCGGCCCGCCGGAACTTCCTGCGGTCCGTTGCCCGCGAGGCCGCGCTCTGCGTGGAGGCGGTGGAGCGGCTCGCCCTGGCGCATCCGGAGGTGGCCTTCCGGGTGATCCGGGACGGCGAGGAGGTCCTGTGGTGCCCCGCCTCAGACGCGCTGGATCGGGCCGCACGGGTACTCCGTGCGCGGCCCGATCAGCTCCTCCCCATTCCAGACCTTCCCCGGGAGATGCGGGTGACCGGATTTGTGGGGATTCCGGAGCTGGCACGCCGCAGCCGCACGGGCCAGTACTTCTCCGTGAACCGCCGGCCCGTGCATAGCCCCCTACTGGCCCGGGCGGTGGAGCAGGGCGCGCATACGTTCATCCCCACGGGGCATTACCCGGTCTGCGTGGTGTTGGTCTTCCTTCCTCCCGTGGCCGTGGATCCCAACGTGCACCCCCGCAAGCTGGAGGTGCGGTTCGTCCACGAGGACCGGGTCTACCGGGCTGTGGAGGCCGCGGTGCGGGAGGCCTACCGATCCCGCTCCCTGGGGCGTACCCCCGAAGGTCCTCCCTCCAAGGCTTCCAGGTGGACAGAGGGCCGGCAGGAGCCGTTGCTGGTTCGTGAGCCCGGGGTGTGTTGGTCCACAGACCGTCCGGCTGAGCCACGCGGGCCTTCTCCTTTCCGGATCCTGGGCCAGGTGGTGCGGGCGTACATCGTAGCGGAGTCCCCGGAGGGTCTTGTGCTGATCGATCAGCACGCGGCCCACGAGCGGGTGCTGTACGAGCGGTTGTGCCATCGAACTCGGCTGCCAGGTCCCATGCAGACCTTGGCGGTCCCGGCCTCCGTGGCGCTCAGCGCCGCGGAGGCGCAGCTGGTGGAAGACCTCTCCCATGCCCTCCGGGAAGTGGGGTTTGTGGTGGAGCCCTTCGGCGGAAACACCTATCTCCTGCGGGCCGTCCCCGCGGTCGTCCGGGACGGCGCCACAGACCTTCTCCGCGCCTGCCTTCAGGATCTTCTCGCCGGCCCCCGGACCCGTTCCCTGGAGGATGCCGTAGACCGCATGCGGATCACGGTGGCCTGCCATGCCGCGGTGCGGGCCGGAGACGAACTCACCCCCGCGGAGATGGAGGCCCTGGTGGCGGATCTCCTACGGTGTCGGGATCCCTATACCTGCTTCCACGGCCGGCCCACCCTGGTGGCGTTGCCCCGGGAACGATTGGAGAGCTGGTTCCTACGCCGCTAGACGGACTGCCGCGGGTCCAGCCCTTCGCGCCCCTCACCCAACCGGCACGGGCTCTGCCACCCGCTCCCCCCGCAGGACCCAGGATCCCGCCTCCGTGATGCATACGCTTACCGTCCGGCCCACAAGGTCCCGGGTTCCGTCCAAGACCACCACCTTGTTGGTGCGGGTGCGGCCCACAACCCCCCCCTGCCTTCCGGGCTCCTCCACCAGCACTTCCTGGACCGTGCCCACCAGCCTTCGGTTCCGGGCGTAGGCCACCCGTTCCGCGAGCCGGTTTAAGACCTGCAGGCGGCGGTGCTTGGTCTGTTCGTCCACCTGGTCGGGGAAGGTGGCGGCCTTGGTGCCGGGCCGTGGGGAGTACACGGCGGTGTTGCAGGCATCGAACTGGACGGCTTCCACCAGCTTCAGGGTGTTCTCGAACTGCTTCTCGCTTTCGCCCGGAAAGCCCACGATGAGGTCTGTGGTAATGCTCGCTTCCGGGATGCACGAGCGGATGCGGTCCACGATGCGCAGGTAATCTGTCACCGTGTAGGTGCGGTGCATGCGGCGGAGGACTTCATCGTCTCCGGACTGAACCGGAAGATGGAAGTGCTCGCACACCTTGGGGAGTTCCGCCACGGTGCGAATGAGCTTCTCTGTCATGTCCCGGGGATGACTGGTGGTAAACCGGATGCGCTCGATGCCCGGCACCTCGTGGATGAAGCGCAAGAGGTCCGCCAGGTCCGTGCGGGGCCGGAGGTCGTGGCCGTAGGAGTCCACGTTCTGCCCGAGGAGGGTGACCTCCCGATATCCCTGCTCCGCCAGCTGCCGCACCTCCTGGAGCACCACCTCGGGGGGCACGCTGCGCTCCCGCCCCCGCACGAAGGGCACGATGCAAAACGTGCAGAACTTGTTGCAGCCGAGGATGATGTTCACGTAGGCCCGGATCCCCCCCGCGCGCGCCGTGGGCAGGATGGGTAGGGGCTCGTCCTTGGGAAACCGGTCCCACACCTCGTAGACAGGCTGGCACCCCTCCTGGGCCTGGCGCAGGAGCTCTGGGAGGCGGTGTAGATTGTGCACCCCGAACACCAGGTCCACGTGCGGGGCCCGGCGCAGTACCTCCTCCCGGTCCTTCTGCACCAGGCACCCTGCTACGCCCAGGATCAGGCCGGGTCGCCGCTGCTTGAGCCGCCGGAGCTCCCCCAACCGACCGTAGGCCCGCTCGTCCGCGTTCTCCCGGATGGTACAGGTGTTCACCAGGACCACGTCCGCCTCTTCAGGCCGCTCCGCGGGGACATACCCCATCTGCTCCAGTAGCCCCGCCAGGGTCTCCGAATCCCGGACGTTCATCTGACAGCCGTACGTGATGATGTGGTAACGCCTGGTCATGGCTCCTCCTCGGTTCCCCGAAGAAATCTTACACACGCCGGAGGGGGGAATTCGAGGGAAAGGGGGGCTGGCCAGCTGGAGTTTTGAAACGTTTAGCGAATCGTTTCAGCGTGGCCACCATCAAGGACGTAGCGCGGCTCGCGGGGGTCTCCCCGGCCACCGTCTCCGCGGTGCTCAACAACCGCGCCTCCGTGAGTGTGCCTCTGCGCCGCCGGGTGGAGCGGGCCATCCGGTCCTTGAACTATCACCCCAACGCCCTGGCGCGAGGGCTGAAGACGCGCCGCACCCACACCCTCGCCCTGCTCGTCTCCGACATCCGCAACCCCTTCTACACGGGCCTGGTGCGCGGGGTGGAGGACGTGGCCCAGGAGCACGCATACACGGTGATCCTGGGGAACAGCGACCGCCGGCCGGAGAAGATCCAGGGTTACTTGGCCACCCTGGTGGGACGCCGGGTGGAGGGGGTGATCCTGACCCACGTGATTCCCCGGAGCCACCTGGAGGCCCTTCGACGCCAGGGCCTCCAGGTGGTGTTCGTGGACGTCCGTCCCCGGCACCTCTACGCGGACGCGGTGGTGGTGAACAACGAGGAAGCCGCCCGCCAAGCGGTGTGGCATCTGATCGCGCACGGACGAAGGCGGATCGGCCTCCTGGGATTCCGTTCGGGGCTTTCCACGGGAGAGGAACGCCTAGCGGGCTACCGACGGGCCCTCCAGGAAGCGGGATTGCGGCCCGCGGGGCTTGTGGCACTCTCCCGGCTTTCCCTGGAGCACGCCCAGGAGGCCGCCCGGGAGCTCCTCCGGCGGAGGCCCGATGGAGTCTTTGCGGCCAACAACACCATGGTGCTGGCGGTCCTGCGGGCGGCCCGGGAG
Above is a window of Armatimonadota bacterium DNA encoding:
- the mutS gene encoding DNA mismatch repair protein MutS; its protein translation is MRQYEALRRAYPGTLLLFRLGDFYELFGEDAVVASRVLDLVLTSRPVAKGRRVPMCGIPHHALESYLARLVEAGFRVAICEQVEDPKKARGLVRREVVRVVTPGTVTEEGLLPPRANVYVGAVVHGMGRWGLAFADLLTGEFRIAEFPDTNLVREEVARRGIREVLYPEGESPPTFPEPSPALTPYPTWRFDPETAHRALCEQFGVQGLEGFGCTEVPVATRAAGALVQYLRETQRSELRHLHRLQVEVLGQFLFLDGGAIRSLELLEPLWGRNREATLLGALDRTRTAMGGRLLRQWITTPLRDLDGIRKRLDATEELLSASARPRIREVLTRCADLERLVGRCGHGSAHPRDLVALGRTLREVATLRELVGGFRSTLLRDLAEDLDPHSELADRIERALVPDPPVTFRDGGLIRDGYDSDLDALRRAVQEAQDWIRNLEVRERERTGIKSLKVGYNKVFGYYIEVSRAYRDRVPPHYERRQTLVGAERYVTPEMKEREALILNARERMVEREQELFFGLREEVARHGPTLLRTARAMATLDVLTTLAEIAELYGYTRPEVVPEPVLEIRAGRHPVVERTLREERFVPNDLWMDAHRRIAIVTGPNFAGKSTYLRQAALIVILAQMGSFVPAEYARVGLVDRIFTRIGTADDIASGRSTFLVEMQEVANLLHNATPHSLVLLDEVGRGTATYDGLSIAWAVVEYLWKRKRARVLFATHYHELTELAERLPGVFNLNVMVREEQDRIVFLHRVAEGSSDRSYGIHVARLAGLPREVVARAEEILARLEGSGERKGVSPGLERRVEAIQTSLALGSLSPGVGWIPPDRDGAAEGGTRPRSRRRTIARQASIFHGEDPDP
- the mutL gene encoding DNA mismatch repair endonuclease MutL, coding for MAKIQILEAWLADRIAAGEVVERPASAVKELVENALDAGARTITVELEEGGFRLIRVTDDGEGMDPQDAVTSLRRFATSKIASPDDLYRITTLGFRGEALPSIAAVSYLELVTSDGNRGTRVRAEGGAITRVEEVGSGRGTVVTVRHLFYNTPARRNFLRSVAREAALCVEAVERLALAHPEVAFRVIRDGEEVLWCPASDALDRAARVLRARPDQLLPIPDLPREMRVTGFVGIPELARRSRTGQYFSVNRRPVHSPLLARAVEQGAHTFIPTGHYPVCVVLVFLPPVAVDPNVHPRKLEVRFVHEDRVYRAVEAAVREAYRSRSLGRTPEGPPSKASRWTEGRQEPLLVREPGVCWSTDRPAEPRGPSPFRILGQVVRAYIVAESPEGLVLIDQHAAHERVLYERLCHRTRLPGPMQTLAVPASVALSAAEAQLVEDLSHALREVGFVVEPFGGNTYLLRAVPAVVRDGATDLLRACLQDLLAGPRTRSLEDAVDRMRITVACHAAVRAGDELTPAEMEALVADLLRCRDPYTCFHGRPTLVALPRERLESWFLRR
- the miaB gene encoding tRNA (N6-isopentenyl adenosine(37)-C2)-methylthiotransferase MiaB: MTRRYHIITYGCQMNVRDSETLAGLLEQMGYVPAERPEEADVVLVNTCTIRENADERAYGRLGELRRLKQRRPGLILGVAGCLVQKDREEVLRRAPHVDLVFGVHNLHRLPELLRQAQEGCQPVYEVWDRFPKDEPLPILPTARAGGIRAYVNIILGCNKFCTFCIVPFVRGRERSVPPEVVLQEVRQLAEQGYREVTLLGQNVDSYGHDLRPRTDLADLLRFIHEVPGIERIRFTTSHPRDMTEKLIRTVAELPKVCEHFHLPVQSGDDEVLRRMHRTYTVTDYLRIVDRIRSCIPEASITTDLIVGFPGESEKQFENTLKLVEAVQFDACNTAVYSPRPGTKAATFPDQVDEQTKHRRLQVLNRLAERVAYARNRRLVGTVQEVLVEEPGRQGGVVGRTRTNKVVVLDGTRDLVGRTVSVCITEAGSWVLRGERVAEPVPVG
- a CDS encoding LacI family transcriptional regulator, with amino-acid sequence MATIKDVARLAGVSPATVSAVLNNRASVSVPLRRRVERAIRSLNYHPNALARGLKTRRTHTLALLVSDIRNPFYTGLVRGVEDVAQEHAYTVILGNSDRRPEKIQGYLATLVGRRVEGVILTHVIPRSHLEALRRQGLQVVFVDVRPRHLYADAVVVNNEEAARQAVWHLIAHGRRRIGLLGFRSGLSTGEERLAGYRRALQEAGLRPAGLVALSRLSLEHAQEAARELLRRRPDGVFAANNTMVLAVLRAARELGLRVPEDCALVGFDDVEWMSVAEPPVTTVAQPMYELGAAAARCLLDRLREGKDREPRLAALRADLVVRRSCGCEG